In Verrucomicrobiia bacterium, a single window of DNA contains:
- a CDS encoding metal-dependent transcriptional regulator: MRTEAVEDYLKAIFLVEADQGEATTVLLAERLDVSAPSVTGMLKKLAELKLVKHAPYHGVVLTTAGRKIALEIIRHHRLLELYLAEALGYSWDKVHAEAEKLEHHISEEFEDKIAALLGHPETDPHGDPIPAKDGTLPRQTTLRLAEAGEGECVVVSRVMAQDSLQLTYLASLGIRPTACIEVIGKAPFEGPLHLRVGSKEHHVAFNLARQICVAHADSPDEAAR, from the coding sequence ATGCGCACCGAGGCGGTGGAAGATTACTTGAAGGCCATCTTTCTGGTGGAAGCTGACCAGGGCGAGGCAACCACCGTGCTGTTGGCCGAGCGGCTCGATGTATCGGCGCCCAGCGTGACGGGCATGCTGAAAAAACTGGCAGAACTCAAACTCGTGAAGCATGCCCCCTATCATGGGGTGGTGCTGACAACCGCCGGACGCAAGATTGCGCTGGAAATCATCCGGCATCATCGCCTGCTGGAGCTCTACCTGGCCGAGGCGCTCGGATATTCCTGGGACAAGGTGCACGCCGAGGCTGAAAAACTGGAGCATCACATCTCGGAGGAGTTCGAGGATAAAATCGCCGCCCTGCTCGGCCATCCGGAAACGGATCCGCATGGCGACCCCATCCCGGCCAAGGACGGCACCCTGCCCCGGCAAACCACCCTGCGTCTGGCCGAAGCCGGGGAGGGCGAATGCGTGGTCGTGTCGCGCGTCATGGCGCAGGACTCCCTTCAACTGACTTATCTTGCCTCGCTCGGCATCCGGCCCACCGCCTGCATCGAGGTCATCGGCAAGGCCCCCTTCGAAGGTCCGCTCCACCTGCGCGTCGGCTCGAAGGAACATCACGTCGCCTTCAATCTCGCGCGCCAGATCTGCGTGGCGCACGCGGATTCCCCGGACGAAGCCGCACGTTGA
- a CDS encoding DUF971 domain-containing protein, whose product MWRWNCPVVRGGRLGQDGRVKLVDVQQVGNELAIKWADGTESFIPLEKLRRACPCAGCKGEMDVLGNLYKGPDIALRPESFRLRRITPVGTYALQPSWEDGHNSGIYSYDYLARVADA is encoded by the coding sequence GTGTGGCGGTGGAATTGCCCGGTTGTCCGCGGCGGCCGCCTCGGGCAGGATGGCCGGGTGAAACTCGTGGATGTGCAACAGGTCGGAAACGAATTGGCAATTAAATGGGCGGACGGCACGGAATCCTTCATTCCGCTGGAAAAACTGCGCCGGGCCTGTCCGTGCGCTGGATGCAAAGGGGAGATGGACGTATTGGGCAACCTTTACAAGGGCCCGGATATTGCCTTGCGTCCCGAGTCGTTCCGGCTGCGGCGCATCACGCCGGTTGGCACCTACGCCCTCCAGCCGTCGTGGGAAGACGGGCACAACAGCGGCATTTACTCGTATGATTATCTTGCCCGCGTGGCGGATGCCTGA